One window from the genome of Hydra vulgaris chromosome 02, alternate assembly HydraT2T_AEP encodes:
- the LOC136076513 gene encoding uncharacterized protein LOC136076513: protein MWNGCEVNSEIFVAILNEQNLEVEVVAKNNELSTFVQSLKGFSPVKAVFSAVDSYSDTVSFDFHNQQSIIPQLPTESTFYQDSNYEEDVLEDLDVSSKSQNSSLLSTAAQVAEPPKSSAEPPASEKINRIPFDGEIKQTLIDFFPPHIKLFLSSKFSIEDKVISRELMSCLLAFCCSHVPNHSNIKNRILLRKIFFAKLKSTCISLYPSYSHKWDFLFKKLPNNYRQRQFSKCHSLKVKRFPHFSVVNSSINNRDQVVNPICPNQL from the exons ATGTGGAATGGATGTGAAGTCAATTCTGAAATATTTGTTGCcattttaaatgaacaaaatctGGAAGTGGAAGTTGTAGCAAAAAATAATGAGCTCAGCACTTTTGTTCAAAGTTTAAAGGGATTTTCTCCTGTTAAAGCTGTTTTTTCTGCTGTAGATAGTTACTCTGATACTGTTTCATTCGATTTTCACAACCAACAATCCATTATTCCTCAACTTCCAACTGAATCTACATTTTACCAAGACTCCAATTATGAAGAAGATGTACTTGAGGATTTAGATGTGTCTTCAAAATCGCaaaattcaagtttattatcAACTGCTGCACAAGTTGCTGAACCACCAAAATCAAGTGCTGAACCACCTGCATCTGAAAAG attaacaGAATCCCTTTTGATGGTGAAATTAAACAAACTCTCATTGATTTTTTTCCACCTCACATAAAACTATTTCTGAGCAGCAAGTTTTCTATTGAAGATAAGGTGATATCTAGAGAGCTAATGTCTTGTTTATTAGCTTTTTGTTGTTCGCATGTGCCTAAtcatagtaatataaaaaatagaatattgttacgaaaaatattttttgcgaaGTTAAAGTCTACTTGCATTTCTTTATATCCTTCTTACAGCCATAAATGG GATTTCTTGTTCAAAAAGTTGCCTAATAATTATCGACAAAGACAATTTAGTAAATGTCATAGTTTAAAGGTAAAGCGATTTCCTCATTTTTCTGTTGTAAATAGTTCCATCAATAATAGAGACCAAGTAGTAAATCCAATTTGTCCGAATCAGTTGTAG